One segment of Aulosira sp. FACHB-615 DNA contains the following:
- a CDS encoding Uma2 family endonuclease, producing MFTIADLEQLQAEHPEWQMELVDGSILVMGPSDYISEEIGAELIRLLGNWVRPRKLGRVTGSSAGFILPSLETNHEKRNLRAPDVSFVRADRLKTSKRDFVELVPDLMVEIKSKSDRVKTLEEKIQLFLELGCTVGILIDPDELILKVYRLNQAPVILQNNNKLTLPDLLPGWELTISELWPPVFE from the coding sequence ATGTTCACAATTGCAGATTTAGAGCAGCTACAAGCTGAACATCCAGAATGGCAGATGGAACTGGTAGATGGAAGCATCCTAGTTATGGGGCCATCAGATTATATTTCAGAAGAAATAGGGGCTGAGTTAATTCGCTTACTCGGCAATTGGGTACGTCCACGTAAGCTAGGAAGAGTTACTGGTTCTAGTGCTGGTTTTATTCTGCCTAGCTTGGAAACTAATCATGAAAAACGCAATCTCCGCGCTCCAGATGTATCCTTTGTGCGTGCTGACAGACTCAAAACTAGCAAGCGCGATTTTGTAGAATTAGTACCTGACTTGATGGTAGAAATTAAATCCAAGTCAGACCGTGTGAAAACATTAGAAGAAAAGATTCAATTATTTTTAGAACTTGGTTGTACTGTTGGGATTTTGATTGATCCAGATGAGTTGATATTAAAAGTTTATCGGCTGAATCAAGCACCAGTAATTTTACAAAATAACAATAAATTGACACTACCAGATTTACTTCCTGGTTGGGAGTTAACGATATCAGAATTGTGGCCGCCTGTATTTGAATAA
- a CDS encoding Uma2 family endonuclease, producing the protein MTQALRKTVTFAEFVSWKPDGELYELHDGVVVKMAQPLGGHEEVTGFLSIQLAVQCYQSRLPYLIPKTALVKPIDSESAYSPDILILNQANLMNEPLWQQESTVSQAASIPLVIEVVSSNWRDDYYKKYGEYEGIGIREYWIVDYLGLAAKKFVGDPKQPTISIYSLVDDEYQVIQFKGDDCIESPTFPELNLTAKQIFQAGS; encoded by the coding sequence ATGACTCAAGCTCTACGCAAAACAGTAACGTTTGCAGAATTCGTCAGTTGGAAACCTGATGGAGAACTCTATGAATTGCACGATGGAGTAGTTGTTAAAATGGCACAACCATTAGGAGGTCATGAAGAGGTTACAGGCTTTTTATCTATACAGTTAGCTGTTCAGTGTTATCAATCACGCCTACCTTATTTGATACCTAAGACAGCATTAGTTAAGCCAATTGATAGCGAGTCTGCCTATTCACCAGATATTTTAATATTAAACCAAGCTAATTTGATGAACGAGCCTTTATGGCAACAAGAATCAACTGTAAGCCAAGCAGCTTCTATTCCATTAGTTATTGAGGTCGTAAGTAGTAATTGGCGCGATGATTACTACAAAAAATATGGTGAATATGAGGGAATTGGCATTCGTGAATATTGGATTGTAGATTATTTAGGATTAGCTGCTAAAAAGTTTGTTGGCGACCCGAAACAACCGACTATTTCTATTTACTCGTTGGTTGATGATGAGTACCAAGTGATTCAATTTAAAGGTGATGATTGCATCGAGTCGCCAACATTCCCAGAGTTAAATTTAACTGCAAAACAAATTTTTCAAGCAGGTAGTTAA
- a CDS encoding aldo/keto reductase yields METITLGKNGPTVPPLCIGTWAWGDKLFWNYGSDYGPEQLQAAFTAALEAGVTFFDTAEVYGMGLSEKFLGQFIKQTTQPVQVATKFGPLPWRFTGQSVSDALTESLKRLQREKIELYQVHWPFAFFLSQETLMNTLADEVKRGRIAAVGVSNYSAAQMREAHQILAARGVPLAVNQVRYSLLTRQVESSGIIATARELGVTILAYSPLAQGLLTGKYTPENLEKLSGARKIDPKFGKEGLEKIAPVISLLREIGEKRDGLRPTVGHRTPAQVALNWLIAQGNVIPIAGVKTAEQVKQNAGALGWTLNNDEIAELEKITRPWLN; encoded by the coding sequence GTGGAAACTATCACATTAGGCAAAAATGGCCCGACTGTTCCACCCTTATGTATAGGAACTTGGGCTTGGGGCGATAAACTGTTTTGGAATTATGGCAGTGACTACGGCCCTGAACAATTACAAGCAGCCTTTACAGCAGCTTTAGAAGCAGGTGTTACTTTTTTTGACACCGCCGAAGTTTACGGAATGGGACTGTCAGAAAAATTTTTAGGGCAATTTATCAAACAGACGACCCAACCTGTGCAAGTTGCCACAAAATTCGGCCCTCTGCCTTGGCGATTTACCGGACAATCTGTCAGTGATGCCTTAACAGAAAGCCTCAAACGTCTGCAACGCGAAAAAATTGAACTGTATCAAGTGCATTGGCCGTTTGCTTTCTTTTTGAGTCAAGAAACACTGATGAACACCTTAGCCGATGAAGTGAAGCGGGGAAGAATTGCCGCAGTTGGTGTCAGTAATTACTCAGCTGCCCAAATGCGAGAAGCCCATCAAATATTAGCAGCTAGGGGCGTTCCTTTAGCTGTCAACCAAGTACGTTATTCTTTACTGACTCGTCAAGTAGAAAGTAGTGGAATTATTGCAACCGCCCGTGAGCTTGGTGTCACAATTTTAGCTTACAGCCCTCTAGCCCAAGGATTACTCACAGGTAAATACACGCCGGAAAATCTCGAAAAATTAAGCGGTGCTAGAAAGATAGACCCAAAATTTGGTAAAGAAGGCTTGGAAAAAATTGCGCCAGTGATATCTTTATTGCGTGAGATTGGCGAAAAACGCGATGGTCTACGACCGACCGTAGGTCATCGCACCCCGGCGCAAGTTGCACTAAACTGGTTAATTGCCCAAGGTAATGTGATTCCCATCGCTGGTGTAAAAACAGCCGAACAAGTCAAACAAAATGCTGGCGCTTTAGGTTGGACATTAAATAACGATGAAATCGCAGAATTAGAAAAAATTACTCGTCCTTGGCTGAATTAA
- a CDS encoding type II toxin-antitoxin system Phd/YefM family antitoxin codes for MKHIASNELPATLQQIFAEIQRTKTPLTVTHDGEPLVIIYPAKPQSERTVFGAMKGSGEILGDLISPVIPDNTWEALQ; via the coding sequence ATGAAACACATTGCCAGCAACGAGTTACCAGCAACACTCCAACAAATATTTGCAGAAATACAGCGCACTAAAACACCCTTAACTGTTACTCATGATGGGGAACCTTTGGTCATTATCTATCCTGCCAAACCTCAGTCCGAACGCACAGTATTTGGAGCAATGAAAGGTAGTGGTGAAATCTTGGGAGATTTGATTTCGCCAGTTATTCCTGATAACACATGGGAAGCACTTCAGTGA
- a CDS encoding type II toxin-antitoxin system VapC family toxin has translation MGSTSVKLLLDTHIWIWYLLGNESLSSQLQTTIAATTTELWLSPISIWETLLLAEKGRISLQPHPVAWIDLALNTLEIREAPLNRQIAILSRQLQLPHQDPGDRFIAATAVYHQLTLATADANLTSASWLQTLT, from the coding sequence ATGGGAAGCACTTCAGTGAAGCTCTTACTGGATACCCACATCTGGATTTGGTATTTACTTGGTAATGAAAGCTTATCTTCTCAGCTTCAAACCACCATTGCAGCGACAACAACCGAACTGTGGCTAAGTCCAATTAGTATCTGGGAAACGCTACTCTTAGCAGAAAAAGGACGAATATCTTTACAGCCGCATCCAGTTGCATGGATTGATTTAGCTTTAAATACTCTAGAAATCCGTGAAGCACCACTTAACCGCCAAATTGCTATTTTAAGCCGTCAGCTTCAGCTACCACATCAAGATCCTGGTGATCGCTTTATTGCAGCTACCGCAGTTTACCACCAGTTGACTTTAGCTACAGCCGATGCCAATCTCACGAGTGCTTCTTGGTTACAAACTTTAACCTAG